Proteins encoded within one genomic window of Arachis ipaensis cultivar K30076 chromosome B08, Araip1.1, whole genome shotgun sequence:
- the LOC107613886 gene encoding ER membrane protein complex subunit 7 homolog: MQPKSPLLLLLLSLQLFICFAFAQSTTGSAEGYTIYGRVKIPSNLGTKDYIIPGKVSNVKVILNGGQRVTFLRPDGYFSFHNVPAGTHLIEVAAMGYFFSPVRVDVSARNPGKIQAALTESRRGLTEFVLEPLKEEQYYEIREPFSIMSIVKSPMGLMVGFMLIVVFLMPKLMENMDPEEMRRAQEEMRNQGVPSLASMLPGAARSN, encoded by the exons ATGCAACCCAAATCGCctttgctgctgcttcttctctctcttcaattATTCATCTGCTTCGCATTTGCTCAATCTACCACCGG GTCCGCCGAAGGTTACACCATTTATGGTCGAGTGAAGATCCCCAGCA ATTTAGGAACAAAAGACTATATAATTCCCGGAAAAGTGTCGAATGTCAAAGTCATACTCAATGGTGGTCAGAGAGTTACTTTTTTGAGGCCTGATGGATATTTCTCATT CCACAACGTCCCTGCAGGGACTCATCTAATTGAAGTGGCTGCAATGGGCTATTTCTTCTCGCCG GTACGAGTTGATGTCAGCGCCAGAAACCCCGGCAAAATACAGGCAGCATTGACGGAAAGTAGGAGGGGGCTCACTGAGTTTGTATTAGAGCCATTGAAGGAGGAACAATATTATGAG ATTAGGGAACCATTCTCTATTATGTCCATTGTGAAAAGTCCAATGGGTCTGATGGTGGGATTTATGCTCATTGTTGTCTTCCTCATGCCCAAATTAATGGAGAACATGG ATCCAGAAGAAATGAGACGTGCACAAGAAGAAATGAGAAATCAAGGAGTTCCATCTTTGGCAAGCATGTTACCTGGTGCTGCAAGAAGCAATTAG
- the LOC107614341 gene encoding pentatricopeptide repeat-containing protein At5g66520-like has protein sequence MISCCVLHPKINTPSPSSCSSMAELKQHHSLLIRLGLSSDNHAISPLITFSSLSPYGDLRYAVTLFSTLSNPDTFLFNTLIRAFSLSQTPSTSLLFYSDMLHRSLSPNNFTFPSLIKSSSLSATIHHGRQVHAHVLKFGFGSDVYALNALAHMYVGFGLLGDARKVFDRMTVRSVVSWTIMISGYSQWGLVDEALAVFELLPQKNSVAWNAVIAAFVGSNRFREAFGLFHRMRKEQEVELDMYVAATMLSACTGVGALEMGEWIHRYVVRSGIDLDSKLATTIIDMYCKCGCLDKAFEVFSGLQLKGLSSWNCMIGGFAMHGKGKDAIRLFREMEKEMVSPDSVTFVNVLSACAHSGLVEEGRYYFRYMTEVHGIEPAKEHYGCMVDLLARAGRLEEARKVIDEMPMNPDAGALGALLGACKIHGNLELGEEIGKRVIELEPGNSGRYVLLANIYADCGKWQEVANVRKVMNDRGVKKVPGFSMIEMEGTVNEFVAGERTHPLAQEVYAKVGEILESIKMVGYVPKNEGVLHDLAEEEEESPLFYHSEKLAIAYGLLKTKPGETLRITKNLRVCKDCHQACKLISKVYECDIILRDRNRFHHFSNGSCSCNDYW, from the coding sequence ATGATTAGTTGCTGTGTCCTTCACCCGAAGATCAATACACCATCACCATCATCATGTTCATCCATGGCGGAACTCAAGCAGCACCACTCCCTTCTCATCCGCCTCGGCCTCTCCTCCGACAACCACGCCATCTCCCCACTTATCACCTTCTCCTCCCTCTCTCCATACGGCGATCTCCGCTACGCTGTCACCCTCTTTTCCACCCTCTCAAACCCTGACACCTTTCTCTTCAACACTCTTATCAGAGCCTTCTCCCTCTCCCAAACCCCCTCCACTTCCCTCCTCTTCTACTCTGACATGCTCCATCGCTCTCTCTCACCCAACAACTTCACCTTCCCCTCTCTCATCAAATCATCATCACTCTCCGCTACAATTCACCATGGCAGACAGGTCCATGCCCATGTTCTCAAGTTTGGGTTTGGGTCGGATGTTTATGCTCTCAATGCCTTAGCTCACATGTATGTTGGTTTTGGTTTGTTGGGTGATGCAAGgaaggtgtttgatagaatgacTGTGAGGAGTGTTGTGTCTTGGACTATTATGATTTCTGGGTATTCTCAATGGGGGCTTGTGGACGAGGCTCTCGCTGTATTCGAGCTCTTGCCACAGAAGAATTCTGTTGCTTGGAATGCTGTCATTGCGGCTTTCGTAGGCAGCAATCGGTTTCGAGAGGCTTTTGGTTTGTTTCATAGGATGAGGAAGGAGCAGGAGGTGGAGCTGGATATGTATGTAGCTGCTACCATGCTTTCTGCTTGTACTGGAGTTGGTGCTTTGGAGATGGGAGAGTGGATACATCGGTATGTTGTGAGGAGTGGGATTGATTTGGACTCGAAGCTCGCTACGACCATTATTGACATGTATTGCAAGTGTGGTTGTCTGGACAAGGCTTTTGAGGTGTTCAGTGGGTTGCAGCTGAAAGGCCTTTCTTCATGGAACTGCATGATTGGAGGGTTTGCAATGCATGGAAAAGGAAAAGATGCTATTAGGCTTTTTAGGGAGATGGAGAAAGAGATGGTTTCCCCTGACAGTGTTACCTTTGTCAATGTCCTGAGTGCTTGTGCTCATTCAGGGTTAGTTGAGGAAGGCCGCTATTACTTTCGTTACATGACAGAAGTTCATGGCATTGAGCCTGCAAAGGAGCATTATGGCTGCATGGTTGATTTGCTTGCCAGGGCTGGAAGGCTGGAGGAAGCAAGAAAGGTCATAGATGAGATGCCAATGAACCCTGATGCTGGTGCATTAGGTGCACTTCTCGGAGCTTGTAAAATCCATGGAAACCTCGAGTTAGGAGAGGAAATAGGCAAGAGGGTGATTGAGCTAGAGCCTGGAAATAGTGGCCGTTATGTACTACTAGCTAACATATATGCTGATTGTGGTAAATGGCAAGAAGTTGCTAATGTGAGGAAAGTGATGAATGATAGAGGAGTGAAGAAGGTGCCTGGCTTTTCGATGATCGAAATGGAGGGTACTGTTAACGAATTTGTTGCAGGAGAAAGGACTCATCCTCTGGCTCAAGAAGTGTATGCCAAAGTTGGTGAGATATTGGAATCAATCAAGATGGTTGGTTATGTTCCGAAAAATGAAGGTGTGTTGCATGATcttgctgaggaagaagaggagagtCCCCTGTTCTATCATAGCGAAAAGCTTGCAATTGCTTATGGGTTGTTGAAAACTAAACCAGGAGAAACCTTGAGAATCACCAAGAATCTGAGGGTTTGTAAAGACTGCCACCAAGCATGTAAATTGATCTCAAAAGTTTATGAGTGTGATATAATTCTAAGGGACAGGAATCGTTTCCACCATTTTAGCAATGGGAGTTGTTCTTGTAATGACTACTGGTGA
- the LOC107611916 gene encoding uncharacterized vacuolar membrane protein YML018C — MVMVTGWRYRAGLFLIGTVVIIWVTSAEVTQDIFEDYKQPFAVTYLGASLMVVYLPVSYFKDWFCEYLKRRSSKSGKNAESVDKFFIRIGPPVKGSGMEKNFELEFGSVIRKDSKLGVSTLAEVKPLMAKYNDNTHVIKSEKQLTGKQIATYGFYIAPIWFLTEYFSNAALARTSVASSTVLSSTSGLFTLFIGAILGQDSLNVPKVVAVFVSMAGVLMTTLGKTWAADDDLISINEERSFVGDLFSILSAVSYGLFTVLLKKFCGEEGERVDVQKLFGYIGLFTLVALWWLIWPLMAMGLEPKFAVPQSAKMDEMVLANGFIGSVVSDYFWALCVVWTTPLVATLGMSLTIPLAMVADMMIHGRQYSVVYILGSVQVFAGFVLANLSDWLSKKWKSFKF, encoded by the exons aTGGTGATGGTGACGGGTTGGAGATACAGGGCTGGGTTGTTCCTCATTGGCACTGTTGTTATTATATGGGTTACCTCCGCAGAAGTTACCCAG GATATTTTTGAAGATTATAAGCAACCGTTTGCAGTGACATATCTTGGAGCTTCTCTTATGGTAGTTTACCTCCCAGTATCATACTTTAAGGACTGGTTTTGTGAATATCTTAAACGACGGTCTTCTAAAAGTGGTAAAAATGCAGAAAGTGTAGATAAATTTTTTATCAGGATTGGCCCTCCAGTCAAAGGCAGTGGAATGGAGAAAAACTTTGAACTGGAATTCGGAAGTGTGATTCGGAAAGATAGCAAATTAGGCGTTTCGACTCTTGCCGAAGTCAAGCCATTGATGGCCAAGTATAATGATAATACTCATGTGATAAAATCAGAGAAGCAACTTACCGGCAAGCAAATTGCTACTTATGGATTTTACATTGCACCTATCTGGTTTCTGACTGAG TACTTCTCAAATGCTGCTCTTGCACGAACAAGTGTCGCAAGTTCGACAGTATTATCATCCACATCCGGGCTTTTCACTCTTTTTATTGGTGCAATTTTGGGTCAAGACTCTCTAAATGTACCAAAAGTGGTTGCTGTTTTTGTCAGCATGGCTGGGGTTCTTATGACAACTCTGGGGAAAACTTGGGCTGCAGATGATGATTTAATATCAAT CAATGAAGAGCGCTCTTTCGTTGGAGATCTTTTCAGCATTCTCTCGGCCGTGTCGTATGGCCTATTTACAG TTCTTCTTAAAAAGTTTTGTGGCGAAGAGGGAGAAAGAGTTGATGTGCAGAAGCTGTTTGGGTATATCGGACTCTTTACATTAGTCGCGCTTTGGTGGCTTA TCTGGCCATTGATGGCCATGGGACTTGAGCCCAAGTTTGCTGTTCCTCAATCTGCTAAAATGGATGAAATGGTTCTTGCCAATGGATTCATCGGAAGTGTGGTTTCAGATTACTTCTG GGCACTTTGTGTTGTATGGACAACTCCCCTTGTGGCCACTTTAGGCATGTCGCTCACCATTCCGCTTGCTATGGTGGCTGACATGATGATCCATGGTCGGCAATATTCTGTAGTGTACATTCTTGGCTCAGTTCAG GTATTTGCTGGCTTTGTATTAGCTAACCTTTCAGATTGGTTGTCAAAGAAGTGGAAATCATTCAAATTTTAG